The following proteins come from a genomic window of Clostridia bacterium:
- a CDS encoding 4-hydroxyphenylacetate 3-hydroxylase family protein encodes MLMMTRSEYIESLRKLNLNVYMFGEKVTSPVDNPVIRPSLNSVAMSYELAQDPEYRDLMTAVSNLTGETINRFTHIHQSTEDLIKKVKMQRLMGQKTASCFQRCVGLDAANAIYSTTYEIDRAKGTNYFERFKKFWTRVQREDLVVDGAMTDPKGDRSLAPSKQSDPDLFLHVVERRPDGIVVRGAKFHQTGIINSHEVIVMPTMSMKEADRDYAVAFAVPTDTKGITLIYGRQSCDTRKLEEGADIDLGNKNFGGHEAMTIFDNVFVPNERIFMDGEYEFSGVMVERFAGYHRQSYGGCKVGVGDVLIGAAALAADYNGAAKASHIKDKLIEMVHLNETLYSSGIACSCEGKKTASGNFLIDLLLANVCKQNVTRFPYEITRLAEDIAGGMMVTLPSERDYKNPATRKYIEKYYKGSDICSTEDRMRVMRLIENMTLGAAAVGYRTESMHGAGSPQAQRVMIARQGNIEAKKELAKKIAGIEK; translated from the coding sequence ATTCTTATGATGACGCGCAGCGAATACATAGAAAGCTTAAGAAAGCTCAATCTCAACGTATATATGTTCGGCGAAAAGGTGACCTCACCCGTTGATAACCCCGTAATAAGGCCTTCATTGAATTCTGTAGCAATGTCTTACGAGCTTGCGCAGGATCCCGAATACCGCGATCTTATGACTGCTGTATCGAATCTCACGGGCGAAACGATAAACCGCTTTACGCATATCCACCAAAGCACTGAGGATCTTATCAAAAAAGTTAAAATGCAGCGTCTTATGGGACAAAAGACGGCCTCCTGCTTCCAGCGATGCGTAGGGCTTGACGCAGCCAACGCCATATATTCGACCACATATGAGATCGACCGCGCTAAGGGTACAAATTACTTTGAACGTTTTAAAAAATTCTGGACGCGCGTTCAGCGCGAGGACCTCGTTGTAGACGGCGCTATGACCGACCCTAAGGGCGACCGCTCGCTCGCACCCTCCAAGCAGTCGGACCCCGATCTCTTTTTGCACGTCGTTGAAAGACGTCCCGACGGCATAGTCGTTCGCGGCGCGAAGTTCCATCAGACGGGCATTATAAACTCGCATGAAGTAATAGTTATGCCCACTATGTCAATGAAGGAGGCCGACCGCGATTACGCCGTAGCGTTTGCCGTACCGACCGATACTAAAGGCATAACGCTCATATACGGCCGCCAGTCGTGCGACACGAGAAAGCTTGAAGAGGGTGCAGACATAGACCTGGGTAATAAAAACTTCGGAGGCCATGAGGCCATGACGATATTCGATAACGTATTCGTACCGAACGAGCGCATATTTATGGACGGCGAATACGAGTTTTCCGGCGTTATGGTAGAGCGCTTTGCAGGCTACCACCGCCAAAGCTACGGCGGCTGCAAAGTCGGCGTCGGCGACGTGCTTATTGGCGCTGCGGCGCTGGCGGCGGACTACAACGGCGCGGCAAAGGCCTCGCACATAAAGGATAAGCTTATCGAGATGGTACATCTTAACGAAACGCTTTATTCATCGGGCATAGCCTGCTCATGCGAGGGCAAGAAGACGGCGTCGGGAAATTTCCTTATCGACCTTCTTCTTGCAAATGTATGCAAACAGAATGTTACGCGCTTCCCCTATGAGATAACGCGCCTTGCCGAGGATATCGCAGGCGGCATGATGGTAACGCTGCCAAGCGAGCGCGACTATAAGAACCCCGCAACGCGCAAATATATCGAGAAATATTACAAGGGCAGCGACATATGCTCCACTGAGGACAGAATGCGCGTGATGCGCCTTATCGAGAACATGACGCTCGGAGCTGCCGCCGTCGGATACCGCACGGAATCCATGCACGGCGCGGGCAGCCCGCAGGCTCAGCGCGTAATGATAGCGCGCCAAGGCAACATCGAGGCGAAAAAGGAGCTTGCAAAGAAGATCGCCGGAATAGAAAAATAG
- a CDS encoding NUDIX hydrolase, producing MDFTEKTISSKIVFKGKILTVKVDEVELPNGRRAAREVTEHSGAVAVLPVTDDGKAILVRQFRYPYKQHLIEIPAGKIDPGETPDEAVLREMREEINRSCGEITKLGVMYPAPGAQYEPVYIYLAKKLSVCDGKPDEDEFVESVFMDIGDLTDKVMSGEIRDAKTCVAVLKYALMNK from the coding sequence ATGGATTTTACCGAAAAAACGATTTCCTCAAAAATTGTGTTCAAAGGAAAGATACTGACCGTGAAGGTAGATGAGGTGGAACTTCCGAACGGAAGACGCGCAGCGCGCGAGGTGACAGAGCATTCCGGCGCCGTAGCGGTTCTTCCCGTGACGGACGACGGCAAGGCGATACTTGTTCGCCAGTTCCGTTATCCGTATAAGCAGCACCTTATAGAGATACCGGCGGGCAAGATAGACCCGGGAGAGACGCCCGATGAAGCCGTGCTGCGTGAAATGCGCGAAGAGATAAACCGCTCCTGCGGCGAGATAACGAAGCTAGGCGTCATGTACCCGGCGCCCGGAGCGCAGTATGAGCCGGTGTATATTTATCTTGCCAAAAAGCTATCGGTATGCGACGGTAAGCCGGACGAGGACGAATTTGTGGAGTCCGTATTTATGGATATAGGCGATCTTACAGATAAAGTGATGAGCGGAGAGATACGCGACGCTAAGACGTGTGTTGCCGTCTTAAAATATGCTCTTATGAATAAATGA
- a CDS encoding DnaD domain protein, protein MNTESFFILPKISYDTLLRASADSLRVLIVLGQSPDVSFEKLRKTLGFDRERLVCALDFWRDEKVLSEADVPRPPTSKHISPSAKEIAETLYNSNFSFAKNEAESVWGTLSRTHLNALLFAHNNMGLSIESIVLLLRRLKDTGQTELRHFERAALDWSKRGLKDAKAAEAYIDELTRGDAYAERISKALGISFETMNENERRTAASWEKLCISDEAIIDAYRRSLPYTKGNSPFAYMNKIIIKDANAKKSAPCETANIKEASAPQNPAKKRYDYARIRKLDREYLKSLKDENI, encoded by the coding sequence ATGAATACTGAAAGCTTTTTTATACTGCCTAAAATTTCATACGACACTCTTTTAAGAGCGTCTGCGGATTCTTTGCGCGTGCTTATCGTTTTGGGACAGTCGCCCGACGTCTCCTTTGAAAAGCTGCGAAAAACTCTCGGCTTTGACAGGGAGCGTCTTGTGTGCGCTCTTGACTTCTGGCGTGACGAAAAAGTGCTCTCCGAAGCCGACGTGCCTCGCCCGCCCACTTCGAAGCACATATCTCCTTCGGCAAAAGAGATCGCCGAAACCCTGTACAACAGCAATTTTTCCTTCGCAAAAAACGAGGCGGAGTCAGTCTGGGGCACGCTTTCCCGTACACATCTCAACGCGCTCCTCTTCGCCCATAACAATATGGGGCTCTCGATCGAATCGATAGTCCTGCTCCTGCGCCGTTTAAAGGATACGGGCCAGACGGAATTAAGACACTTCGAGCGCGCCGCCCTTGACTGGTCAAAGCGCGGCCTTAAAGACGCAAAAGCGGCGGAGGCCTATATAGACGAGCTTACACGCGGCGACGCATATGCCGAGCGCATATCAAAGGCGCTTGGTATCTCCTTTGAAACGATGAACGAGAACGAGCGACGCACTGCCGCCTCATGGGAAAAGCTCTGTATAAGCGACGAGGCCATAATCGACGCATACCGACGCAGTCTGCCCTATACTAAGGGCAACAGCCCGTTCGCATATATGAATAAAATAATTATAAAAGACGCAAACGCAAAAAAAAGCGCGCCTTGCGAAACAGCAAATATAAAAGAGGCTTCTGCCCCTCAAAACCCCGCAAAAAAGCGATACGATTACGCCCGGATTCGCAAGCTCGACCGCGAGTATTTAAAAAGTCTTAA